The Bacillus thermozeamaize DNA window CCAGTTTTGGGAGACGAATCCGGTTTCCTTGGATGGCGATGGTTCCCTTGTTGTTTTTGGATGTGTAGGATTGCACCGGATTCTTCCGGCTTTTGAAGCGTGGGTAACCCTTTTTCTCCTGGAAGAAGCGCTTGAAGGCATCATCCAGATGCCGAAGTTCCGTCTGCAACGCCGTGGCATCCGGTTCCTTTAGCCACTCCAGTTCCTTTTTCAAAATGGTCAGCAGGGCAGAACAGGCATTATACCCAAGCGTTTTGCCTTTCACCTCGTACACTTCCTTCCGTTTGGCGAGGAAGTGGTTGAAGACGTACCTGCAACATCCGAACGTCTTATGGATGAGTTCACGTTGCATCCTGTTTGGGTAGATGCGAAAATGGTACGCTTTGTGCATTTGTTCCACCTTCTTTCCTTGTCCTTATGATACCATGGGAGAAGAAGACGGAACAAATGTTTGCTGGGAGATGTCCATGTATCCCACACCTAAAGGACCTGGGTTTTATTGCCCCTCCCAGACCCTCCCCGGTTTTATAAAGGAGCATGCTGGCAGCCTTGGCGAGCCTTCTGAGCCGTATGTAGTCCCCTATTGTCATGCCGGTTTCCTTCTGGAAAACGCGATGGAAATGGTACTTGGAAAAACCGGCATTAGAAGCCACAATTTCCAGAGTAAGAGGTTCATGCAAGTGATCCTCAATGTAACCAATCGCTTTTTGCAGGATGTGTTGGTCGTGCACCGGTTTCACCTCCTTTGTTTATAGGGTACTTCACATGAAACAGGAGATCTTGACTGATATTGCTCAATGGATGAAGCATTGCGGCGAAGGCAAAGCGGAAGCCTCTTCGGAGCGCCTATGGTATAATGAAAGCAAAAAGTAATAAACGACATGTTTAATGGGAAACAACATGCATTGAATCTCTATTCACTTTTGTCTTGCTTCTGTGTTATAATTGCTGAAGCTTGTTCATGAAACCGCAGACAAAGGCCGGCGCATCATCAGCATGGCAGGCAATCCATGGCCGGATGAGGGCTTTAAACCATGGGAGCGGCTTCAAACGATGAGGGCATGATAAGTGTTGATGTTAAAATTTTCTTTTGATACCACTCTTTTTATGCCATTCTTTTTATGCCGTTTTTATTTTGATTGTCTAAAGAGATGAGAGAGTAGAGCAATTTTGGGAGAAACGGGGGGGAAATGACCATGCAGAACACGCTGGAATTGCTGAATCTGGCTGCCTTCATGGCGGTTCTGGGTTTTGCCCTCTATGCGTTTGCCAGCGTGGTGTATGCCCGCTACACCTTTGTCAAGCTGGGCAAGCCGGCCGACTTTCGAAAAGATGTGGGGCAGCGGGTGAACCTGGTGCTGAACAACGTGTTTGGCCAGAAGAAGCTGCTCAAGGACACCAAAAGCGGTATCATGCACGTGATCCTGTTTTACGGCTTTTTGATCATCCAGCTCGGTGCCATCGAGCTGATTGGTCAAGGGTTCGCTCCGGAGTGGCGGCTGCCGATCCCGGCGCATCATTATTTCAGCCTCTTTCAGGAGATCACGGTGTTTCTCGTCATTCTCGCCGTGGCTTACTCGTGGTACCGGCGGTATGGGGAGAAACTGCCGCGCCTGAAGCGGGGTTGGCGTTCAGGGCTTGTGATCTGGTTCCTGACCATCCTGATGTTTTCCGAACTGTTGAGCATCGGTTTCAAGAACCTCTGGCTGGGTCACGAACCGAGCGCGTTTGAGCCGTTTTCTTCTCTGCTTACCTTGCCGTTTGCCGGTCTGGCGGGCACGACGGCCGCCGCGGTCGGGTTCTACATCTTCTGGTGGGTGCACACCCTGACGCTGCTCACCTTCCTGGTCTACGTGCCGCAGTCCAAGCACTTCCACTTGATCGCCGCGCCGATCAACGTCTACCTGAAGCGGCTCGATCCGCCGGCCAAGCTGAAACCGATCGATTTCGAGGACGAGAATGCGGAGTCGTTCGGGGTCGGGAAGATTGAGGACTTTACGCAAAAGCAGCTGATCGACCTGTATGCCTGCGTGGAGTGCGGACGCTGCACCAGCATGTGTCCGGCATCCGGCACGGGCAAGATGCTCTCGCCGATGGATCTGATCGTCAAGCTGCGCGATCACCTGACGGAAAAGGGACAGGCGGTCACCTCGCGGACAGCCTTCATGCCGGGCAACCTGTTTAACCCGGGCACGCCGGTGATGGTTTCGGGCTCCAACGCCCTGGCGGCGCAGGAGGCGGCGGCCGCGGAGGCGGCAGAGGGGCAAGCGCCGGCCTTTGAATACACGATTCAACTGATCGGCGACGTGATCACCGAGCAGGAGCTGTGGGCCTGTACCACCTGCCGCAACTGTGAGGATCAGTGCCCGGTGATGAACGAGCATGTGGACAAGATCATCGACATGCGCCGCTATCTGGTGATGACCGAAGGGTCCATGCCGGCCGAGGCGACCCGCGTCTTCCAGAACATCGAGCGGCAGAGCAACCCGTGGGGTCTCAACCGCAACGAACGCGCCGCCTGGCTGGATGAGGTGGGCGACGATCTGAAGGTGCCTACCGTCAAGGAAAACCCGGACTTCGAATATCTCTTTTTCGTCGGTTCCATGGGCTCCTATGACAAGCGCAGCCAGAAGATCACCCAGGCCTTTATCAAGGTGATGAACAAGGCGGGCATCAATTTCGCCATCCTCGGCAATGAGGAGAAGAACTCGGGCGACACGGCGCGCCGCTTGGGCAACGAGTTCCTCTTCCAGCAGCTGGCCATGGAAAACATCGAGTTGTTCCAGAAGTACAACGTGAAGAAGATCGTCACCTGCGATCCGCACGCCTACAACACCTTCAAAAACGAGTATCCGGACTTTGGCCTGGAAGGGGTCGAGGTGTACCACCACACGGAGCTGGTGGCCAAGTGGCTGGAAGAAGGCCGGATCAAGCCGACCAAGGAGCTGAAGGAGCGGATCACCTACCACGATTCGTGTTATCTGGGCCGTTACAACGGTGTCTATGATGCGCCGCGCCTGATTCTCCAGTCCATCCCCGGCGTGGAGCTGGTGGAGATGAAGCGTCACGGTTCCGACAGCATGTGCTGCGGTGCCGGCGGCGGTTTGATGTGGCTGGAGGAGAGAGAAGGCAAACGGATTAACGTGGCCCGTACGGAACAGGCGCTGGAGGTCAACCCGACGATGATCGGAACGGCCTGCCCGTACTGCATGACGATGATTTCGGACGGAACCAAGGCCAAAGAGGTCGAGGACAAGGTGCAAACCATGGACGTGGTGGAGATCCTGGCCATGACCCTGTAATCCGGCACAGACCGGCAGTCCAAACGCAAGCAGGAGGGTGTCCCTCGGCAGCCGCTGCAGAGGGGCATCCTCGTTTTTTGTTTGCGAGTTTGCCGTTTCTTTGAAAACGTTTAGCCGCAAGAATCGCAAAAAAAAGCGGAAAAATACACTGGCCGAATGTTCAACCTTTCGATATAATAGAATCAAGAGAGAATCAAGCGAGCGCTCGCTCGGAATGCAGGTACATGCAAGAAACGACAGAGGCAAGATCATCGACAAAGGCAAGATGCAAGCAAGATGCAAGATAGATCATGAGTGGCAGAGGAGGAGCCGGAGATGGGTGAGACGGGGAAGACGGTGATTCTCAGTGCGGCCAGGACGCCGTTCGGCCGTTTTGGCGGCAGCTTGAGCAGCCTGCCGGCGACGCGGCTGGGCGGCATGGCGATCAAGGAAGCGCTGCGCCGGGCCGGGGTGAGCGGCGAACAGGTGGAGGAAGTGATCATGGGGATGGTGGTCCAGGCAGGCGCGGGCCAGATTCCATCCCGCCAAGCGGCCAGGGAGGCGGGCATCCCCTGGGAGGTGCCGACGGAGACGGTGAACAAGGTATGTGCGTCGGGCCTGCGCAGCGTCACCCTGGGTGATCAGATCATTCGCGCCGGCGATGCCCAGCTCATCGTGGCCGGCGGCATGGAGAGCATGAGCAATGCTCCTTTTGCCCTGCCGCGTGCCCGCTGGGGGATGCGGATGGGACACGACCGGGTGTATGACTTGATGATCCATGACGGGCTGGAGTGCGCGTTCGACGGCGTGCATATGGCGGTGCACGGCAGCCGCATCGCGCGGGAGTACGGCATCAGCCGGCAGGCGCAGGATGAGTGGGCGCTGCGCAGCCACGAGCGGGCGATTGCGGCGATGGAGAGCGGCAAGCTGGCGGAGGAGATTGTGCCGGTGGAAGTGGCCGGGAAAAAGGGGGCGCAGACGGTCGTGGCCGAGGATGAGGCTCCCCGCCGGGACACCAGCCTGGAAAAGTTGGCCCAACTGCCGCCGGTCTTTGACCCGGAAGGGACCATTACCGCAGGCAACGCGCCGGGGGTCAACGATGGCGCGGCCGCACTGGTGCTCGCTTCCCGGGAGCGGGCGCGGGAGCTTGGCAGCGAGCCGCTGGCGACCATTGTCGCCCATGCGGCGGTCAGCGTGGAGGCAGCCTATTTCCCGATTGCGCCTGCTTATGCCATCCAGAAGCTCCTGAAGCAGACCGGATTCGGTCTGGAGCAGATCGATCGCTTTGAGGTGAACGAGGCGTTTGCCGCCGTGGTCCTGGCCTGTCAGAAGATCACGCCCTGGGATCCGGAAAAGGTGAATGTCAACGGCGGGGCGGTGGCCCTCGGCCATCCGATTGGCGCCAGTGGCGCCCGCATTCTGGGCACCTTGATTTACGAGCTGCGGCGCCGCGGCGGGGGCTATGGGATAGCGGCCATCTGCAGCGGCGGCGGACAAGGGGACGCCGTCTTGGTCAAAGTGGATGATTCAAAATGAAGGGACAAAAGGAAGGGAGAATGGCATCGTGGAAGTACAGCAACTGACGGTGGTGGGCGCGGGCCAGATGGGCAGCGGGATTGCCCAGGTGGCGGCGGTCAGCGGGATCAATGTGGTGCTGCATGACATCAAGGAAGAGTATGCCAAGCGGGGATACCTGACCATCGAGCGGAATCTGTCGCGGCAGGTGGAAAAGGGACGCCTGAGCAAGGAACAGATGCAGCAGGTGCTGGGCCGGATCACGCTGACCACCGCTCTGGAAGATGCCCGCGACAGCCAGATGGTGATTGAGGCGGCGACGGAAAACCTGGACATCAAGCGGGAGATTTTCCAAAAGTTGGATTCCATCACGCCGCCGGAAACCATTTTGGCCAGCAACACCTCTTCCCTGCCGATTACCGAGATTGCCGCGGCCACCAAGCGGCCGGAAAAAGTGATCGGGATGCACTTTATGAATCCGGTGCCGGTCATGCAACTGGTGGAAATCATTCGCGGATTGGCCACGTCCGACGAGGTGTACCAGACGACGTACGATCTGGCGGTGAAGATGGGGAAAACGGCGGTGGAAGTGAAGGATTTTCCGGGGTTTGTCTCCAACCGCATCCTGTTGCCGATGATCAATGAGGCCATCTGGGTGGTGTACGAAGGAATCGCCGAACCGGAAGCGGTCGACCAGGTGATGCGGCTGGGCATGAACCATCCGATGGGCCCGCTGACACTGGCCGATTTTATCGGTCTGGACACTTGCCTCTCCATTATGGAGATCCTGTACGAAGGGTTCGGCGATCCGAAATACCGTCCGTGCCCGCTGCTGCGGAAGTACGTGCGCGCCGGATGGCTGGGACGGAAGACGGGCCGCGGTTTTTACGTCTACGAGCAGTAACCGTCTGCATGTAGGAACGATTTTCGAACAGTCATGGAGCGAAAGGAGACATGCCATGTACTTCCAATTGACGGAAGAACAAGAGATGATGCGGAAGATGGTGCGGGAATTCGCCGAGACCGAGGTGGCTCCCGGCGCTGCCGAGCGGGACGAGGCGGCCCGTTTTGAGCGCAGGCTGTTTGAGCGGATGGGGGAGCTGGGGCTGACCGGGATTCCCTGGCCGGAAAAGTACGGCGGGTCCGACGCCGGCTTTGTCAGCTATTGCATTGCGGTGGAAGAGCTGTCGCGTGTGGACGCTTCCGTCAGCGTCACGCTTTCCGCGCACGTTTCCCTGGCCAGCTGGCCAATCTACACGTTCGGCACGGAGGAACAGAAGCTGAAGTACCTCAAGCCAATGGCTGAAGGCCGTCTGCTGGGTGCCTACTGCCTGACCGAACCGGGTTCCGGTTCCGATGCGGGGGCGATGCAGACCACGGCTGTGCGCAAGGGGGACGAATACATCCTCAACGGCAGCAAAATCTTCATCACCAATGGCGAAGAGGCGGAAGTGTATGTGGTGTTTGCCCGCACCAACTTGGAGGAGAAACACCGCGGCGTCAGCGCCTTTATCGTCGAAAAGGGGATGCCGGGCCTGAAGTTTGGCAAGCACGAGAACAAGATGGGCATCCGTGCCTCAACGACGGTGGAAGTGATTTTCGAAGAATGCCGGGTTCCTGCGGCCAACCTGCTGGGACAGGAGGGCGAAGGGTTCAAGATTGCGATGCGGACGCTGGACGGCGGGCGCAACGGCATTGCGGCCCAGGCCGTAGGCATCGCCCAGGGGGCGTTTGACCATGCCCTGGCCTACGCGCAGGAGCGGCAGCAGTTCGGCCGTCCCATCGCGAAAAACCAGGCGATCCAGTTTAAACTGGCCGACATGGCCACCAAGATTGAGGCGGCCCGTCTTCTGACCTATCAGGCGGCGTGGCGGGAGGAGCAAGGCCTGCCGTACGGCAAGCAGTCGGCGATGGCCAAGATGTACGCCGCCGATGTGGCGATGGAAGTGACGACGGAAGCCGTCCAGATTTTTGGCGGATACGGGTACACCAAGGAATATCCGGTGGAGCGGTTCATGCGTGACGCCAAAATCACGCAGATTTATGAGGGGACCAACGAGATTCAGCGGATCGTGATTGCCAACCACCTCTTGAAGGGGCAATAGACCGCGATGACCGAATTGCAGGCTTTTGTCCGTCAGATCCTCTCCGGGCACAAGCGCAGTGTGGCGCGCGCCATCAGCCTGGTGGAAAACGAGGATCCGATCAAGTTGCCCCTCCTTGAAGCCTTGTATCCGCATACCGGGACGGCTTACGTGCTGGGCATCACCGGCAGCCCCGGGGCAGGGAAGAGCTCCCTCGTCGATCGCCTGATCCAATACCTGCGCGGGCAGGGCAAGCAGGTCGGGGTGCTGGCGGTGGATCCGACCAGCCCCTATACCGGCGGTGCCCTGCTCGGGGATCGGGTGCGGATGGTGCGGCACGCCACCGACACGGGTGTCTACATCCGCAGCATGGGAACGCGCGGCAACCTGGGCGGATTGTCGCGCTCCAGCAGGGAAGTGATCCGCATCCTGGATGCCTGCGGCTGTGACGTCATCCTGGTGGAGACGGTTGGCGTCGGGCAATCGGAACTGGATGTCATGCATGTGGCCGATTCCGTCTGTGTCGTCCTGCATCCGGGGGCGGGCGATGTGGTCCAGGCCTTCAAGGCAGGGATTATGGAAATCGCGGATCTGTTTGTGGTGAACAAGTCCGATCTGCCCGGCGCTGAAAACGTGGTGGCCGAGATCGAGGAGATGCTGGACGTTTCCAGGAAAGAGGCGGCTTGGCGCCCTCCGGTGGTGAAGGCCAGCAGCAAGGAGGACCGGGGCATCGGCGAGATCTGGGAGGCGGCCGAGGAGCATGTCCGCTATCTGCAGGAAAGCAGGTTGTGGGATGAGCGGCGCAGCCAAAAGGCCGCGGAAGAGGTGGTGGAGATTGCCCGGGAGCTGATCCTGCGTGACATTTCCGCCAGGCTGGAGCAGTTGGTTCCTGAATTGTCTTGCATTGAAGAGGTTCGTACCCGGCAACGCGATCCTTATTCAGCCGCCAGGCAGGTAGCCGAACAGCTTTTGGGCCGTCTGGAGCTGGGTTGAGAGCCCATGGGCACCCGTTCAACGACGGGTTGCGGTTCAGGGATTGACAGGAAAATTCCTGTTCATCCCTTTTCCAACCTATATGAACGAACGCTCGCTCGGAAAGGAGAGAAGACATTGCCCCACAAACCGGTTACGGTGCAGTCCACCGTCAAGGATCCGGAGTTAGTCCAGCAGCGCAGGCGGCAAATCGTGGCTGCCGCCGTCAAACTGTTTCAGGATAAAGGGTTCCACAAAACGACGACGCGAGAGATTGCCCGCGAGGCCGGCTTTAGCATCGGCACGCTGTATGAATATATTGAATCGAAAGAAGACGTCCTGTATCTCGTCTGCCAGTACATC harbors:
- a CDS encoding acyl-CoA dehydrogenase, yielding MYFQLTEEQEMMRKMVREFAETEVAPGAAERDEAARFERRLFERMGELGLTGIPWPEKYGGSDAGFVSYCIAVEELSRVDASVSVTLSAHVSLASWPIYTFGTEEQKLKYLKPMAEGRLLGAYCLTEPGSGSDAGAMQTTAVRKGDEYILNGSKIFITNGEEAEVYVVFARTNLEEKHRGVSAFIVEKGMPGLKFGKHENKMGIRASTTVEVIFEECRVPAANLLGQEGEGFKIAMRTLDGGRNGIAAQAVGIAQGAFDHALAYAQERQQFGRPIAKNQAIQFKLADMATKIEAARLLTYQAAWREEQGLPYGKQSAMAKMYAADVAMEVTTEAVQIFGGYGYTKEYPVERFMRDAKITQIYEGTNEIQRIVIANHLLKGQ
- a CDS encoding GTPase; its protein translation is MTELQAFVRQILSGHKRSVARAISLVENEDPIKLPLLEALYPHTGTAYVLGITGSPGAGKSSLVDRLIQYLRGQGKQVGVLAVDPTSPYTGGALLGDRVRMVRHATDTGVYIRSMGTRGNLGGLSRSSREVIRILDACGCDVILVETVGVGQSELDVMHVADSVCVVLHPGAGDVVQAFKAGIMEIADLFVVNKSDLPGAENVVAEIEEMLDVSRKEAAWRPPVVKASSKEDRGIGEIWEAAEEHVRYLQESRLWDERRSQKAAEEVVEIARELILRDISARLEQLVPELSCIEEVRTRQRDPYSAARQVAEQLLGRLELG
- a CDS encoding 3-hydroxybutyryl-CoA dehydrogenase (converts (S)-3-hydroxybutanoyl-CoA to 3-acetoacetyl-CoA) yields the protein MEVQQLTVVGAGQMGSGIAQVAAVSGINVVLHDIKEEYAKRGYLTIERNLSRQVEKGRLSKEQMQQVLGRITLTTALEDARDSQMVIEAATENLDIKREIFQKLDSITPPETILASNTSSLPITEIAAATKRPEKVIGMHFMNPVPVMQLVEIIRGLATSDEVYQTTYDLAVKMGKTAVEVKDFPGFVSNRILLPMINEAIWVVYEGIAEPEAVDQVMRLGMNHPMGPLTLADFIGLDTCLSIMEILYEGFGDPKYRPCPLLRKYVRAGWLGRKTGRGFYVYEQ
- a CDS encoding acetyl-CoA acetyltransferase (Catalyzes the synthesis of acetoacetyl coenzyme A from two molecules of acetyl coenzyme A. It can also act as a thiolase, catalyzing the reverse reaction and generating two-carbon units from the four-carbon product of fatty acid oxidation) → MGETGKTVILSAARTPFGRFGGSLSSLPATRLGGMAIKEALRRAGVSGEQVEEVIMGMVVQAGAGQIPSRQAAREAGIPWEVPTETVNKVCASGLRSVTLGDQIIRAGDAQLIVAGGMESMSNAPFALPRARWGMRMGHDRVYDLMIHDGLECAFDGVHMAVHGSRIAREYGISRQAQDEWALRSHERAIAAMESGKLAEEIVPVEVAGKKGAQTVVAEDEAPRRDTSLEKLAQLPPVFDPEGTITAGNAPGVNDGAAALVLASRERARELGSEPLATIVAHAAVSVEAAYFPIAPAYAIQKLLKQTGFGLEQIDRFEVNEAFAAVVLACQKITPWDPEKVNVNGGAVALGHPIGASGARILGTLIYELRRRGGGYGIAAICSGGGQGDAVLVKVDDSK